The DNA sequence CAGCATAGAGCGCGGGGGAGGGGTGGAGGCGGGGCCGGGAGGGCGACCGGGAGAGGGGCCGGGAAGGGAGTGTACGAACGTACGCCTTGGGCGTACGCTCGTACGCCTGCACACCCGTACGTCTGCGCACCCGTAGACCCGTATGCCTGCACGCCCGTAGACCCGTACGCCTGCACACCCGTACGCCCAGGGCTCGCCCTCTCCTCCCGTACCCGTCGATCTGCCGAGGCCCGACTCCCATGAAGAACCCGCCCGTCATGGACGCCACCACCCGCCGCTGGCGCGCGGCGCTCTTCCTTTTCATGCTCGCCACCGGGGTGAGCATGGCGTCCTGGGTCGCCCGCACCCCGGCTGTCCGGGACGCGCTGGACGTGACGACCGGAGCGATGGGCCTGGTGCTGTTCGGGCTCTCCGTCGGGTCGATGGCCGGGGTGCTGGTCTCCGGCGGGCTGGTGCGCAGGCACGGCGGGCGGCCGGTGATGGCCGTCGGGGCGGGGCTGCTCGTGGCGGGGCTGCTGGTGATCGCCGGGGGTGCGTCGCTGGAGGTGTCGGCCGGGGTGTTCTGCGGACTCGCGCTGTTCGGCGCCGGGATGGGTCTGGCGGAGGTGGCGTTCAACATCGAGGGCGCGGCCGTCGAACGGGTCCTGGGCCGCCCGGTGCTGCCGGTGCTGCACGGCTGCTTCAGCCTGGGGACCGTGGTCGGCGCGCTGCTCGGGATGGGGCTGACGGCGGTCAGGTTCCCGGTCGGCTGGCACCTGGCGGCGGTCGCCGTCGCCGTCGCGGCGGCCGGTGCGTGGACCGTACGGGCGGTGCCGGCGGGCACGGGGCAGGAGGGGCCGGACCCCGAGAGCTCGGCGGACCCCGAGGGCGCGGTGGGCTCCGCCGCTGGAGCCGCTGGAGCCGCTGGAGCCGCTGGAGCCGCTGGAGCTGCCGGAGCTGCTGGAGTCGCTGGAGCTACCGGAGCCGCCGACTCCGAGGCCGGTGGCGGGGCGCGGCGGCCGGGCGGAATCCGTGGGCAGCTGGAGGTCTGGCGGGACCGGCGGCTGGTGCTGATCGGCCTGATCGTGCTGGCCATGGCCTTCGCGGAGGGTTCCGCCAACGACTGGCTGCCGCTGCTGATGGTGGACGGCCACGGGACGAGTGCGACGGCCGGTTCGCTGACGTTCATGCTGTTCGCCGTCGCGATGACGACCGGCCGGTTCACGGGCGGGCCCCTGCTCGTGCGCTACGGCCCGGCGGCCGTGGTCCGGGCCAGCGCGCTGGTGGCGGCGGCCGGTGTGGCCCTGGTGGTCTTCTCCGAGAACGCGCTGCTCGCCGGGGCGGCGGTGGTGCTGTGGGGCCTCGGAGCCTCGCTCGGTTTCCCGGTCACGATCTCGGCGGCGGGCGAGGGCGTGCGGAACGCTTCGGCCCGGGTCGCGGCGGTCTCGACGGCGGGCTACGCGGCGTTCTTGGTCGGCCCGCCCTCGCTGGGCTTCCTGGCCGACCACGTGGGGCTGCGGAACGCCATGGTGGTGGTCCTTGTGCTGCTGGGCGGCGCGGCGCTGATCACCCGGGCTCTGCGGACACCGTCCCCCGGGGCGGACGCGGAGCCGCCCGGCACACCGGCTCGTGGAGCCTGTCAGTCGGACTTGGTGTAGATCAGGCTCTCGCCCGTCCCGGCCGTCGACCGGCGCAGGTCCCCGCCCGGGAGCAGGGTCAGTTCGGTGGGCTTCCCGGGCGTGCAGGAGGAGGCCGGGCGGCCGGAGGACACCGTGGAGGGGCCGATGCGGACCGGGCCGTCCCCGGTCGGCGGGCTGGAGAGGGCGGCGGTGAACACGCAGTGGTAGGTGGATCCGGAGGCGAGGGGCCCCTCGGCGGTGAGGACGAGGACCTCGTCGCCCACCTTGCCCTGCCGGATGGTCAACTTCCTTGAGGAGGGGCCCTGTTCGCCGGGTATGGAGCCGGTCCAGGTGCCCAGGAAGCCCTTCGGGACGGCTCCGCCGCCGCCCTGCTCCCCACCGCCGGAGCCGCCGGAGCCGCCCGGGCCGCCCGAGTCACCGGAGCCGGCGGAGCCCGACGGGCCGGGGGAGGCGGTCTTGCCCGGAGTGCCGCCGTTCATGAACGCGTACACCGATCCGCCCGCCCCGATCGCCACGACCACGGCGACGGCGATGAGCGCGACGGTGGCTCCGGCGGAGCGGCGTTCCCGGGCGGGCGGGGGAGGGGTGGGGGCGAAGTAGGAAGGGGGGAAAGGCTGTTCGGCGGTACGGCCGGGGGCCGGGGCGGCGGGGCCGCCGTACGGGGCGTACTGCCCCCCGTACGGGTGGGGCCCCGGCGGTATGGGGGTGGCGGGTGGCCGTACAGGGCTTTCCGGTGGCTCCGGGCTCGTCCGGAAGGCCTGCGGGTGCTGTGGGTGCAGCGGCTGCTGTGGGTGCTGTTGGGCGGGGGGATGCTGCGGATGCCGGGCGGGCCGGGGGCCGGGCGGGGCTTCCTGGCCGCGTAGGTCCGCCGGGGCCGCCGGGGCCGCCGGGGCCGCCGGGGCCGCCGTGGCATCCGAGGCCTCCGAGCCCTCCGGTTCCTCCGGGTCCTCCGCGTCGAGCAACCCCACGGCGTGGCGGCCGAGTTGGGCGATGAGGGTGGCGGGCAGCCAAGGTTCGTCCGCCCCCGCCTCGCCCAGGCGGGCCAGGATCTCGCCGGTGCCGGGGCGGGCCGCCGGTTCCTTGGCCAGACAGTCCCGGACGACGTCGGCCAGGTCCTCCGGAATCCCGGTCAGGTCCGGGTCCTCCTGGGCGATCCGGAACATCAGGGCGTGGACCCCGCCGCTCTCCGTCGTACCGAACGGCAGCCGGCCCGAAGCGGCGTACGCGAGGACGGACCCGAGACAGAACACGTCGCACGCGGTGGT is a window from the Streptomyces sp. MMBL 11-1 genome containing:
- a CDS encoding MFS transporter, with product MKNPPVMDATTRRWRAALFLFMLATGVSMASWVARTPAVRDALDVTTGAMGLVLFGLSVGSMAGVLVSGGLVRRHGGRPVMAVGAGLLVAGLLVIAGGASLEVSAGVFCGLALFGAGMGLAEVAFNIEGAAVERVLGRPVLPVLHGCFSLGTVVGALLGMGLTAVRFPVGWHLAAVAVAVAAAGAWTVRAVPAGTGQEGPDPESSADPEGAVGSAAGAAGAAGAAGAAGAAGAAGVAGATGAADSEAGGGARRPGGIRGQLEVWRDRRLVLIGLIVLAMAFAEGSANDWLPLLMVDGHGTSATAGSLTFMLFAVAMTTGRFTGGPLLVRYGPAAVVRASALVAAAGVALVVFSENALLAGAAVVLWGLGASLGFPVTISAAGEGVRNASARVAAVSTAGYAAFLVGPPSLGFLADHVGLRNAMVVVLVLLGGAALITRALRTPSPGADAEPPGTPARGACQSDLV
- a CDS encoding serine/threonine-protein kinase: MDKLGSDDPHRIGAYRLLGRLGEGGMGQVFLARSDRGRTVALKLVRQELAERPEFRARFRQEVRAAHRVGGTWTAPVLDSDTEAPVPWVATGYVAGPSLQRIVSGRPGAPVTDSGAYGPLPLRSVRFLGSGLAHALQHIHGAGLIHRDLKPSNVLLTIDGPRVIDFGIARALDSVPDGDLTRTGALVGSPGFMAPEQVRGERVTTACDVFCLGSVLAYAASGRLPFGTTESGGVHALMFRIAQEDPDLTGIPEDLADVVRDCLAKEPAARPGTGEILARLGEAGADEPWLPATLIAQLGRHAVGLLDAEDPEEPEGSEASDATAAPAAPAAPAAPADLRGQEAPPGPRPARHPQHPPAQQHPQQPLHPQHPQAFRTSPEPPESPVRPPATPIPPGPHPYGGQYAPYGGPAAPAPGRTAEQPFPPSYFAPTPPPPARERRSAGATVALIAVAVVVAIGAGGSVYAFMNGGTPGKTASPGPSGSAGSGDSGGPGGSGGSGGGEQGGGGAVPKGFLGTWTGSIPGEQGPSSRKLTIRQGKVGDEVLVLTAEGPLASGSTYHCVFTAALSSPPTGDGPVRIGPSTVSSGRPASSCTPGKPTELTLLPGGDLRRSTAGTGESLIYTKSD